In Sander vitreus isolate 19-12246 chromosome 4, sanVit1, whole genome shotgun sequence, the genomic stretch GACTCAGATTTCTCATCCTCTAATTTATAATGGGACTATTTTACTCACCACACTGAAATAGAACATTTTCCGTTTCAGTGTGGTGAGAATAGAAAATTTTGCCTGTAcagctaaaaagaaaaaagaaacacatagACAGCAATTGGCGTCTAGTTTAGAATCATTCAGATTCAGTGTTCTGACTTGGCTTAAATATGCATAAATCTACATATTGCTGCGAGACACTTGATTTTGAAttataaaaacagtttaaattCAGTTCTGCACACAGTGATTGCAAAACTATATACAGTGAGCTAGCAAAAGTCCTCAAAGGATTTAAAAGTCCtttaaatattagtttgttTAGTTATTGTTTAAGAATGATGTTGCTTCAAAGAAgattatatttcacaattgtaGTATTCAACTATGACATAGTGCTTTGCAATACATTTGACAAAACTGCTATTATCCCCAAAACCCCAAACTTTCTGTAGGGGAGGGAGACCAAGTCCGACCATTTGTTaagcaacattgttgtgaatagtatgtaaaataatttttttgctaACACTAACACATTTTGAGGCCAAAAGCAAAGAAATTATTTTCTGCTGCTTAGTGTTGAAAGTTGGGTGTACGGAGCTGAGGAGAAAGTATTTTTGGCTCTGGTATTTttatttgttcctttttttttaactgcataCTTAAATCTGTATGTAGGTTAAGTTACCACCCAAACAATGGTTGTCAAGATCACTCATAGGGCACAACactctgaaaacacacaatgtgccagtggacacacacattaacaggaTGGGAATGGACTCAATGGACGCAATTTAGGTTGTGTGGTGTCTAGCACAAAAATACTGCAGCtttgaaaaaacatttacatttaaaacattgttCATTACTTGTCACTGGCTGACAGTATTTAATAACGATCCCACCTCTACCCAGCTCACAAAAGTAGGCTACAGATAGTACATGCAGGCTGACACTGAACTCACTTACCTGAAATATAATAAGCTGTGGattttgtgtaaataataaagGAAATGACAACCACTGTTTGTTACTTGGTCAGTGCAGTCCTGTCAAATTTAACCCTTTTCATGTTGATTTCATAAAGCCTTATAATAAGTCAATATAATATGCCAGGGCAAAAAGGGCAAAATAATCAAATGGTATGATTATTCTAAGTTTCATTATGCCTTGTCTTGAATATGTGTAATTTCCAAAGGATCCAGTAGATGGTGGTAATAGGACTCGCAGTGCTTTTAAGATTAGAAGAAGAAACTTCTCACGAATCACGACAGCACATTCTGTAATGCGACATGTCGAAAAACAAGCTGGATGAAATGCGGCACTGAGCAATACTTGATGTTGTTTAGTTGTTGTTAATAGAGAAACTGTCACATCAGGCTTTTACCCAGTAAGTGCAAAGCAGTCACTGTCTATCCGTGTCTACCAATTTACCCTTTGACGCTTTTTGTACTGAAACACAtcttaaaactgtaaaaaataccaaaaacaaTTGGGTGTTCCTTTGTGAAACAAGGATCTACACTAACCGCATTCTGTTACAGCGGGTTTGTCTAGTGATCCTGCCCCAAAAAAAGCGATGCTGGTCACCGTGTTCTGCGCGCCGACGGATCGCCCAGAAACCACCTTCGCCCTCGATGTATCCCCAGAGCTGGAGCTGAGAGACTTTATAGCACTTTGTGAACTGGAATCAGGAATCCCAGCTGGGGAAATTCAGGTAAGACCCAGGCTAGCTGTAGCCATAGAGCTAACGTAGCTATTAGCTTGCTAACTGACTTGCTAGCATGAATCGTACTTTTGCTGTTTTGATGGACGGGCTGTTGCGAAACTTCGTTTATTAACTGCAGACACATTTGCTGACTTGTGCCCCCATCGGCTATTAACGGTTACAAACAGTCggcttagctagctagctaagtgaGTAGCCTTAACTTAACTGAAAGTCAATCTTGACAGATAAAATTCTGGTCACAAAGACATTTTACCCCAACAAATTTCCCAACGTTGAACAGTGATGGGTATGCCAAAACCTTCCACACCGCCGGGCGGCAGGAACCGCTTTTAAAAAcgctttttttttgtggaaacgCTTTTGCAGGTAGGGGGTTGTTTTCCTTTTCATAATTAATACAGCTTGGTCTGTTATGAGATATGTCTGTGGGCACGCGGGAAACAGAAAGTGAGGGTGAGAAATGAACCTGAAACAAATACATTGACAGCAAGTAAAATAACCTTGTAGATCTGTAGTCGCAGTTAGGAAGACCACTGAATTGGCCAGCCAGCGAAACTACTGAATATTTACTTACTGAAAAGTAGAGTTAGGAATAGGAAGTGCCACCTAATGACTGCAGCATTTTGTAACAACTGTACAATTTCAGTTAATTTAATATCTTATCTGTGTTAGCATGCTTAGCTTATTCAGTCAGGGATTCAATATTCACATCAAATACAACACAAGCATAATCTGTAAATCTTCTGTATGATGACGTGTACAATTTAATTCTGTATTTTCCCATAAACAGATCACATATGTAGAACAGCCCCTAAAAGACCCCACTCGTGCCTTGGGGACTTATGGTGTTAAGGATGGAGATGTGGTGGTTCTCAGGCAAGCTGACAGAAGGCCCCCACCAACTCAGCCAGCCTTTCCAGGTAACGCACGTGTTTGTTGAAAATTATATGAAAGGTAGATCGCTCTGAGGGTTCTTCCGTGGATTGATGTTTTTCCACAAGAAGGCGGATGATGGGTTGGGACTTGACTTTGTGTAGGACTTGAATTGAGAGTTCAGAAATAAGcaggacaaaaacaacaatgctGATATTCACAATGTTGTTTTACAtccaaatacatttattcaacCTGTATTAGTGCCGGTAGTTCTAGGTAGCGACCACCATCAAAAGTATGAGGGAAGTAAGTGCAGGTTACAGGAAGAGAAAAGTGTTGACTTAAAATCTAGGGACACAAGGCAACACTATTCAAAAGACATAAAAGATCTATGCGTTATAAcgagggctgtcaaaattaacacgaTAATAACGATTTAACACGTTCTGTAATTTGGGTCTTGGGCCGCTCCATAATTTGGGAAATTAGGAACGCGATGCAGCAGTAATGATGTGGATGACTAGCAGAAACCGTAAAATGCTCCGTGATAATatccaggggatcaccaaactggccaaacttgaaaaatatccctctgaaagtacatttagaacagattaaaaaatgttgcgattaatcgcaagttaactatggacaatcatgtgattaatcacgattaaacattttaattgattgacagcccataTTATAACCTCTCACTATTTATCCTTTGTGCTTCTAAGGTCTGCCCCATATTGACTTTCGCTCCATCACAATCCCTGGCACATCTTCATCTAGTCAACATGGTGCCATAAGGCCGCAGCAACAGGCTTCACAGCAGCCGCCGCCGCAGCCTCAACAGCAGCCGCAGCGCGCGGCACAACCTTCCACGCCAATGGCCTTTCGTGGCTCCTCTCCTCAGGGGCTAGATGACCCTGCCTTACTCCAGCAAATGCTATTATCCAATCCACATGAGCTTTCACTTCTCAAGGAGCGAAACCCGCCACTTGCTGAGGCCCTGCTGAGCGGAGACTTgggtaaacaaacaaacagttgaTGTCACATGCCGCAATTTCTGTTTATGGCAGATTTGAATCGATCATGCTAGTGTAACTGTCTATTTCCTCAGAGCGTTTCACCAAAGTGCTGCAGGAGCAACAGCAGGATCGAGCcaagagagagcaggagaggatCAGGCTTTTGACTGCTGATCCTTTTGATTTGGATGCCCAAGCTAAGATTGAGGAGGACATCAGGTATGGTGCAGAGAGCATAGATTTTGTTGACTACTTGTAAATATTCATAACAGAACACATAATACCCCTCGTCTTCAGCATGGTACAGCTCAGTTTTACTTCCATAACCACATGGACGTGgtgtaatattttttaatatattgaaTTTTCATGACTTTGACTGTAGAACTAACATTAGGAAAGGCAGCTTGTTCCCCAAAGTTAGGCAGCATGTTTTcattcttaaaataaataaaaaaaataataatgtcttACCCTTTTGGATTTGTGCATATTCCAGGCAGCACAATGTGGAAGAAAACATGACCATTGCAATGGAGGAGGCCCCAGAAAGCTTTGGACAGGTGGTTATGCTCTACATTAACTGCAAAGTCAATGGGCACCCTGTGAAAGCTTTTGTTGACTCAGGTAATGAGCATTAAATCCTGATCCCATGTGTAGTAGTTACAATTTTCTGGCCATGAACGGGAATGCTACTGATATGTTGGTGTGCTACTTTGTggtttagtttttgtttgtggCTTAACAGATAAACAAGAGAGCAAAATGTGTTTCAGTTCTCTGATTTAATTCACACAGgtctgcatgtgtgtaaatTATAATCGATTTCAGCCGCTTCTATCTGTGATCTCATTCCCCTTGTGATCTTTACAATGTCTCAGCCAAGATAGGGAAGAGTAACCTTATCCTGGAGCACAGAAATATGATACACGTGCTGTACCATTTGGATTTACGCAGCATTGTATTCCCCTTTTCATTGCACaggctattttttatttatttattttaattatttttttttggttagcattaaacatttttgtgGAGTTCTGACATTCTTTGTTTTTAGGAGCCCAGATGACCATCATGAGCCAAGCATGTGCTGAGCGCTGTAACATCATGCGGCTGGTGGACCGTCGCTGGGCCGGGATTGCCAAAGGAGTTGGCACCCAGAAGATCATTGGCAGAGTTCATTTGGGTGAGTGTTTTTTGAGCAACACTGTATTATAACGTCAGACTAGttcccagaaaaaaaacattaaagcgtaactcgcgccaaaatgcaacctagggtcttccAATGTAGGTAACCTAGGtctgtgaatgtacccgagtcaaactttcgcttaaaagcatatttaggacgtaatcgccacttttaagatttagcgtattttcgtttttcagtcaaatggccttttgaatgggagtgctaacTACcttaactaaactaaacatacctttttaaaaccgcacacagagatatacagtAGGGTAGGTAGAATACTTTTCCCTTGATCTATTCCAGTAACTGCATCAGTAATCAAGCCTCTGCATGACATTTGAGCGTAGTTTTAAATTGTGTTGTCTCGTTGCGCTCATGTAGCTCAGGTCCAAATAGAGGGGGACTTCCTTCCTTGTTCTTTCTCCATCTTGGAGGATCAGCCAATGGACATGCTCCTTGGCCTGGATATGCTGAAGAGACATCAGGTGTGAGCCCCTTTTTACCTTGATCACAGTGTGCAGTACAGTGTCGGGTTGGAATTAGTTAcaaaatatttccattttttttgttccttGTATACTCAATGTAAAGGAAGGTTGAAGAATATTGTTGAATATGTTTTTCTCGTAGTGTTCGATAGACCTGAAGAAGAACGTGCTTCTAATAGGCACTACAGGCACTGAGACTCGCTTCCTGTGTGAGGCCGAGCTGCCAGAGTGTGCCCGGCTGGCATACGGAGCAGAGGGGCGTGAAGACGCCCGTCCAGATGAGATTGGTGACAGAGAACTGGCAGAGGCACTTCAGAGGTCCATACAGGAAAGCGGTAAGAAACAGTCTCCCATCTCTGCACTTTAGCCTGTTTTTCATTGGGCTTGTTTCAGCTCAGTTAGAACCACATTTGCATGTGCCACTTAAAGCTTCTTACTCTCAACCTCATTTATGCAGTCATCTGAATTTTCAGTCACATGATCACTTCATGTCATCACCTCAGCAAATTATATGTACTTCAGAATTAGATGAGGTCAGGAAATTGTAAGCGTATATAATAAAAGAAGATAAATGAATTCATGGCTAAGATCAAGTTCTTTAGGCCTAAAGGGAAACACTCATGATTAGGTTTGGGTTTATTTGTTGCTTTATTCTGTATGTAGAGTGTCCTTGGGTTATGTGAAAGGCACTTAAAaccaaatgtattattatgaTTTGAAACTATATCTGTATGGTGGTTACTAAGCTAACACTTCATTAGCAACCTTTGTTTCTACTATATGATAGTTAAagttatagtgcgtagtttctgtctcccccatgagttattctaagtaatgacaacaattctgtcggtgcgttcacatgacacaagccttccgtgatcgcgcttcacccccacccctcctccacacagttgctagtagccaaggaggacacggaggattaaaaaaacatgatgaactctgcagaagaggtaattatcttaaTTGGAGTTTCTgcacgcgaaagtcgccggacgacaccaatttctaaacctagccatgctgagaaatacagagacagggttcatacgttttgaaaaaacctggaaaagttatggaatttgaaaaatgcaaattccaggcctggaaaggttttggaaacataaaaagacccagaaagttttggaaaagtcatggaattttttttaacacagcataataatatgtgattaataaatgtatttcacgtcgtcttaacctcaacgttctattcggggcgcgataaaacgttaaaggtgcaatatgtaatactgacagctagtgtttaaaatagttactgcagtacaaattcaaaatactggagagagtcgtgtcccctgccccctcctccccagatcCGAAGTTCACgtaggttgccaggctgagaccacagcatccacaacaatgt encodes the following:
- the ddi2 gene encoding protein DDI1 homolog 2 isoform X2; translated protein: MLVTVFCAPTDRPETTFALDVSPELELRDFIALCELESGIPAGEIQITYVEQPLKDPTRALGTYGVKDGDVVVLRQADRRPPPTQPAFPGLPHIDFRSITIPGTSSSSQHGAIRPQQQASQQPPPQPQQQPQRAAQPSTPMAFRGSSPQGLDDPALLQQMLLSNPHELSLLKERNPPLAEALLSGDLERFTKVLQEQQQDRAKREQERIRLLTADPFDLDAQAKIEEDIRQHNVEENMTIAMEEAPESFGQVVMLYINCKVNGHPVKAFVDSGAQMTIMSQACAERCNIMRLVDRRWAGIAKGVGTQKIIGRVHLAQVQIEGDFLPCSFSILEDQPMDMLLGLDMLKRHQCSIDLKKNVLLIGTTGTETRFLCEAELPECARLAYGAEGREDARPDEIGDRELAEALQRSIQESGQH
- the ddi2 gene encoding protein DDI1 homolog 2 isoform X1, which codes for MLVTVFCAPTDRPETTFALDVSPELELRDFIALCELESGIPAGEIQITYVEQPLKDPTRALGTYGVKDGDVVVLRQADRRPPPTQPAFPGLPHIDFRSITIPGTSSSSQHGAIRPQQQASQQPPPQPQQQPQRAAQPSTPMAFRGSSPQGLDDPALLQQMLLSNPHELSLLKERNPPLAEALLSGDLERFTKVLQEQQQDRAKREQERIRLLTADPFDLDAQAKIEEDIRQHNVEENMTIAMEEAPESFGQVVMLYINCKVNGHPVKAFVDSGAQMTIMSQACAERCNIMRLVDRRWAGIAKGVGTQKIIGRVHLAQVQIEGDFLPCSFSILEDQPMDMLLGLDMLKRHQCSIDLKKNVLLIGTTGTETRFLCEAELPECARLAYGAEGREDARPDEIGDRELAEALQRSIQESAGQH